tatcaatatatttaccATAATATAATTCTTGTATGGTGGCGAGATTTACCCACGGTAGCAAACcactaaatattatattctaGTGTCTAAGTTTTTTATAGTTGATTTTATACcttataaatgtattttgatctgagtaaaaataaaaaataactttgaaaaaaaaaaaaaataaaatgatggtGGTTTGatctgggaatcgaacccaggtcttttgataataaatgttaataataataataataataataataataataataataataataataataataataataataataataataataattgtattttaattacaaaactAAGTATACaagtaaatgaaaataaaaaatatatatatctatataataattatgtccTGGGAGCCCCATAGGCATCCGGCATGCGTTCAATAGTGTAACGATGTTGGGCGACGTACATGATGGGCACACCAGGAATTTTTCTGATCCTTCGCTTCAAGTCCTTGTCGTTTGTGGCGACGATGTAGCACTTGTGCTGCGTGACCCTCTGGACTATACAGTCATCAGCGTACGTGCCCTTGTGAGTACACGGGAGTCGTTCGAATCGCGGGTCCTTGATCAGTCTCAACGCGATACTGTACTTCCGGCCGAGTTTTTCCAACTCCCCGACCACGCAATCTGTCACGTAGGGAATGCACTTGGCGTACAGACATCCCATCATGTTTTCAATTAtatcgagtttatttttaaccgaaaaatttatgaaatttgtaTCTATTAGTATGCGATACGGAGGTCCCAGTTGTGTGttgtattcaaaaaatagCGCCGATGATATTTGAGGGCTGAAATTAAATCAGgcattattaattacatgaAGTATTAAtgaacattaattaattaataaatagattaATTTCTTACACTTCTTTAATTTTCAACGCAGTCGGATCCtccttttttacttttttcggCGCTGCTCTTTTATCTTCTtttctggaaaaaaaatatttataaacgtCAGAACtcatgattaattaataattaaaattaattaattgattccTTACATTCTTGAATCACTCaaacttatcatttttttcatttgtgcGAATTTTTGCATCACAACTTTTCGTGTTTTCTTACTTTTaccctaaaaaataaaataataaattaataatttcaaataattagatgatcctgaagttagcagacagttaaaattttttggatttttttttttcaacaattcaactgcaaaaaaaaaatatataaaaatatgcacatatagaaaatttaaaaaactacaggtgcaaatttttcaaatatttttttttataatttattgcttaaaaaaacaaaatcaaaaaattattaaacgtcggctaacttcagtatcatataattagatacatatttataataaatgtcattaccattttgtaaaatttaaaaaattaattggatAAACAATCAACACGTGTAATTCTAAcagtttatttatcaaaaatgtcaCATTGCTTTCTTAAGGTTATGATTCACAACTTATGAAatgagttttcaaattttgtggtAGATGGCGCCAAATATTTGAATGGTAAATCATTTGAAATCTCTACATTatccataaatattttttgataacttaccatatgatatatttatatatatattttttttcaataattttcccTGACAGCCAATTTGGAGAGAAACTGACGTCTTACAGCCGCAACTGGACACCACGTTGCCCGCAAAATTTGACACTTCCAATGAATTCATTCATAATTTCGATTCTGCAAAACAAACCCgacttagatttttttttttttagaaaactaataaataaattatttaaaaaaattttttttttttttcaacgaactcataaattattcaaatttgaattataaaaaaattattattagattttttttcaataaatttgagataaaatttttgaatatgacaataataaaaaaaaataaataataatcatattagattttttattgtattcaatagcagtaatgatttattctaaaacaaaaaaaaattggtaatgatttacaaatataCGAAATATTTGAGTTTAATCGAAAGAACTGACAGACGTGTTCGTTAAATATGATGAATCTAGTATTTCCAGCCCTCGGAATATCAAGAGCACTTATGTGTCAATCGATGCAAACAGAGATAGTACTTAGACGTCAATTAGtcaactgaaaataatttcattcagTTATAACCGAGACACTTTTATTTCAGACAGATTCAGTTCATACTCATTGCGAAGCAACTTGTTCTATTTAAAACCagtacttatttttatttatactttagataaaaatgtcgttagcaatttattttataagttttttatGTTCAGTTAAGTTTATTTATGGACACAGGATACTTTTATCACGGACGATTCACCAAAAACAGGCGgcttttacggtaaaaaaaataaatattcaaagaataaaattttcttctacactgataaaaaagttgactagtttcaagagaaaaaatcttgaaccaagaatagcattttgaagaaaaagattttcttgagtcaagagaaaaaatttttgagctaaGAAATTAcccagacagcattcaagtcagaatgactgctttacgacgtatttttgaaggagtcttcaagaagtcatataatgacttcttaaaggtgtcatttttaagaacttttaattaagagttcttgaagactccataaataagacgtcagttttgtgacgtcttaatgtattctttttttaacttttttgaagtcaaaatgaagtcaaaattaggaactccttaagacgtcatagtaagttcattctgaagtcttatttgcggagtcaaaaaaaataactctttttaaagacgtcttactgagttcgttaggtggcgcattcgacatcttgagaacttcttaaagacttctttaacatgtttttaagacgtccaaatcataaataggaactcattcagaactcatcaagacgtcattttgctatctgggtaTTCTTAGTTCAAGTAAATTTACTttggttcaaaaattttatctcttgactcaagaaaattattttcttcaaaatgatATTCTTAGTTCAAGATTTTCGCTCTTGAATCAagtcaacttttttatcagtgtataattatctttttttttacagtcgGATTTAATTGAGAAATGTTACCCGGATGTCCAATCATTTTTGCtgatattcgaaaaaaaaaatttaccgctctacagttcattcaaatatgaaaaatttggcGCGATAAATCTAATGGATAATTTCGATAAATACAAAACGATTCCGCGGGATCAAAGGAGCCCGATAGCGGGTGCTATTTTCATGTCATCATCGCCGCTGGAACTTAATCGGACGCTAAATAATTCAAGTTGGCATAATTATGAACAGCTTTTTTTTGTCGTAGACAGTGAGAATACTAATTGTGACAATTcgaaagaatttttattggaaGCTTGGAAAAATGATGTACTCAATTGTGTATTTTTATGCTTTGATAGTAACGAGACtcagtatatttatacattcaATCCATTTAATGATTTTGCTCCAAAACcatgggaaaaaatttcacaggTTATTAGTATTAATAATCATCCTTGGACATTATTCagacaaaaatttacaagttagttaatttttttacttctattcaattaatttttcagttaattaagaaattttcaaaatttcattgataaaaatttatttttttacagatgAATCATGCCGcggattattttatgaaaaaacaatgaattttGGAGGGTATCCAATAAAATTAGCTGCAGCAAATTTTCCTCCATACGTTTCATACTCGATAATAAACGAGACTATCGTCAACATATCCGGCTACGACTACTTGATAAATAAAGTTCTATGGAAAAAATTGAACGCGACATACCAGATCTACGATAAATACAACGGGTCTACTCCTTCATCAACAGCATCACCAGTTACCGCAAACTCAACTcagtttccaaaaaaaaatttatcgctcaacaaattaatatcaaaagaAAGAGATTTTCTGATGAACTCTCTAATTGTCCGTAACAACGACCAGAAAGTTGAATTCGCCCACTTTGTTTTGCAGACAGGCATCACCGCAGTGACACGTCACCGCGGATATTTAAATAGCGCACAAAAGCTGTTATCATTCTTACCCCTAAGTATCGCggtactttttttctttaccagCATTTTTGGCTACGTAGTGTTgaactttataataaaagacCCGtactcaaataattttattgacattCTGCGGGTGTATTTGAGCTCGCCCCTGCCCAAATTACCCAGGACCTCCCGCGGCAGATTGTTTTTTGGCAGCATCCTTATTGTCTTTATGATAATAAACGCCGTAGTTCAGGGCAATTTGGCTAAAATATTCACTGGCGAAAAAAGTGTCCGTAATATTGAAACACTTGaggacataaataaattaaatttcactgcGGTGACCAACGACTGGGTCGGCGAGGTCTTGCGTCATGACAAAgtcaaatatattaaaataataataaacgacAGCCTGACTTGTGAAAACTTGGAGCCGAACGAAGCCTACGTTGAGGAAGAATTAAATCTAGGAAATACCGCATTTGTCGGCGACTGTCATATGCCGAAAAAATCACTGATACCGGGATTATTTCACGTCTACTATGCGCGGCATCGATGGCCACTTTTTCCAAAAGTTAAAAGTCTATTGTTAAGATTATTCGAGAGTGGGCTGAGGAATTATTGGTTTGAAAAAGTTGTTGGTAAAAAACGTCCTTATGGTCCCACTAAATACCGACCGCTGACTATGGATGACAtgggttttatttttagtattgcGATCATCGGTTTGTTTATgtcgacaattatttttttatttgaattatggatctcacgtaaaaaaaataatttacaaactaaTGTACTgtaagaattaataaatataatttttgaaaaatttaataaattaaaatatttattctcattgatgcttttaatttttaaacttaccgcggaaaattgaaaattctcaaaaagAGGAACTCAGTGGTTTTGGACGATGTCCGAAAATAgttttttcatcagatgtcgacattTTTGGGTCCTATAGACTTTGAAATCGATcgtctgaattttttttcggtttttgTTGCAGAACTCGTAACCGCTCAATCAATTTGTCTCAAAAGCACGTGAAAATTGATTAGCttcaaagatatcgtcggacaaaattACTGTTCTTTAGAGTAATGTACTTTATTTCCCGGTATCAGgcgttttgagcacctgacaaaatatccccgacaaaatatctccagacaaaatatatattggaACCCTTTATTTCGGTCCAACCGttttttgagcttgaaaagatgaaaaatttactaataatgGTATAGAGCTCCCAGAGTTCAATATCATCGAGGTTTTCGAGTTGGCCATCAGAGTCAACCGTATTTCCAGATTTGTTTTTATGGAATTCTccggatatttaaaaaaatttttattttttggattgtCCCAGATatctataaaattcaaaaaaattccattgtTTCAATGACCTAAAAATTTGGgatatatttatcaatctaACAAAACAAAGTCGttaatagatattttattacttaataatgagaaaaaaatctaataattacacttgataaatataattctAATTGCTTCTAACCGCTTTTTAAGCTCTGCTATAAAGAGTagtacagaattttttttatcacaagtcttctattatttatctttCCAAAcactgaattattttaaaaaatggtttttaccTGGATTTTGATATATTTGGTAGCAGgtagtatataaaataaatacaaaaattttccagttatcaataaaataaatcgttatgtacataataaaataatcaatggGTTGaacttttcagaaaaaatctGTTTAATTGATGGAAAAAAAGGCTTCGGTGATGGCGAGCAAGATTGGGGCTACATAACAGTCCGACCAGGTGCTCATATGTTCTGGTGGCTTTATTACGTTAATCCACCTGGGCTTAATTCTTCAACCAATTTTAATGTATTCGATAAGCCACTACTAATCTGGCTCCAAGGAGGCCCTGGATTGTCGTCAACCGGCCTTGGGACCTTCGAGGAACTGGGCCCACTTGACGTAAATCTAAATAAACGAAACTACACATGGATAAATGATTACAACATATTATTCATCGACAATCCCGTGGGTGTGGGGTTCAGTTATGTCGACTATAACTATAATTATGCTAAAGACACGACTGAGATAGCCAATGATCTCATTGAATGCATCAAagagttttttgaaaaaattccaaagttcAAAAATGTGCCCACTTATATACTCGGGCAGTCTTACGGCGGAAAAATGGCCGTTGAATTTGCTCTTCTGTGGTACAAAGtaactatatacatatatattttttttttataaaataaggactcgagtaaaaaaattccaagccaaaaaaatgataaaattttttttctcacctccgggcggaaagcgtcaactttcgccCCGCTCTGCAAAAcaaagttgccgctttccgcctccgtcgaggaaaaaaatactatacacttctagggaagtaaagtaagaaagcctcagatcacatgtttgttgacctagatgtgtaatatactatttcggTTGAAAATTGGCCGATAGAAGGACCAGGTAGTGAATACCGGCCGAAAAGTAGCTGAGCCGAAAAATGCCCGATAATTAGGCCTGAAAAAAGCTGAAAATACGCTGACTATTTATCGGCTAATTTTTGGCCTGTTTCCATCGACTATCAAGTATCcaattgaatataattaataattaattattaacaggCTCAAGAAAGTGGAataattgaaagtaaattAAGAGGAATCGCGTTAGGAAACTCATGGATTTCTCCAATGGACTCAGTACTTTCTTATGCGCCATATTTACTTTACTcagtaagaaaataattaaatattgttattgttattattattaaatgattaatgtaattaatttccaAAAGGGATTCATAGATACTCTAGattatggaaaaataaaacaagtagctgatttaattaaaaaagctacGGAAAATAACGAATGGCTAAAAGCATCTAATCTATTTACATTTATGCTGCATACAATAGACAGTAATATAGATCTATATTATATCGTGAGAGAAAAAACGGACGGACAAAATTCACCAGGTTATACAACATCTTTTGGCTACCGTGATCCTCCACAAAAGTCTCCTTTGAAATCCgcatcaaaaattcaaatccacATGAATACTGACGTTAAGAAAGCATTAAATCTCAGCAGAACTTGGCTGTTTTGCTCGATTCCAGTTAAAGACAATTTACGGACTGATTTAATGAAACCCGTAACTCATATCGGTGAGTTAcgattatttcaattatttgtggattcaaaattttttattcgaatttCTATTGCAGTTGAAAGATTGCTGAATGAAACAGACTTGAAAGTTTTTGTTTATAATGGCCAGTATGATTTTATTGTACCGATTTATGGAACTGTTACGTGggtcgaaaatttgaaatggtCTGGGACTGAAGGCTGGAAAAGTTTACGAAGGAAACCGTTTGTTGTGGATAATATTGTTGAAGGTTTCGTTAAAGAGTAcggaaaattgaaaatgtacTGGATCAATCGTGCTGGACacatggtaattttttttcattgaccatcagtatttaaatattttttgtaaattttcaaacatccgactttttacttttaggtacaaaatttttgtggctggaattttatattttatttaaatcatttagggtaagagcaccagtacctacactgaaaaaaataatcgctagctgctagcgatttttaatcgttagctgcaagcgattatttcgatAACTTACTTATTTGTtccttgtataaaaaaaaatttagcatcggtataacttgaaaataaaacaaatactgtttttatcattaaaatagtttataaatatacatatatatatatatatatatatatatatatatatatatatatttataaatttacttcaatgataaaaacagtatttgttttattttcgagTTATACCGatgcttaacttttttttatacaaggaACAGATAAGTAACCAGCAGCCAGCCAGCCATATACTTTAATACTGactctaaatatatatagatataatttaacatgagGTGGCGGGCTACTGGTTtggggctgggtactggtgctcttaccctactcgactaaaattttttttgcaaacttcgaaaaaataatttcaagttttacttttattaatttttttaaaattaattatttcactcGGTATTGCCAAGAAAAACCAGTGCActgaaatattcaattttcatcaaattaaaaaaatatttagaataaaaaataattaaaatttctttttgctTTCCAAACTTTTCcagcttaattttaaaatttttaaatgtttttctaGGTACCAAAATCTAATCCATATGCAACAAGTGCTCTGCTTCAAGAATTAACATCAAACAATtaaacaatactttttttttcataaaatctatatatgtttataataaacaataaataacaaatttaaaaaaaacagatGATGAGGTTTTGTAATTTCTCTTATCTTTTTATTACGTATATGTTGTATTTATATGATCCATATAAGTAGAACAAAAGATttcgtatatttatatatatttacatatatccgtatttttacagttttaatAATCAGCATTAATTTACGTTTtaagtgaaattaaatttttataacaataattttgaaaacctTAAACACAGAAAGCTGATGTGTGAtgtgaaatatatttatttggtcGTCAGCTGTGTGTTGATGTCAGATATTACGTTTAGGTGAACGTCAATTTGTTAgaactatttataaaaaaaatatttgccgTTTATTTGTCAAGGTTAGgctgtcaaaataaatttaaactggcAACTTGATGGTTACATAAAAGAAAACGGAATACAgtacatatttataaagatatatttattttgtgggTTTGAAAGTGAacagttaatgaaaataattttttcagacgaAGTAGAGGGTCAAGTGGAGCTGGTGGAAGCTGTGGAACGAGTACCAACAATAGGAAACGAAGTTGTGATAGATAACAACCAATTGTGGCAGCCAATTGTCCAAGAAGCTGAAGCAGCTGGATACAATTACGCAGAACCAGCTGAGTGGCAAAATGACCAGGATGTCCAGGAAATAGAAGCGAACTCTCTGGGTCAACCTGATGATCCCTATGTTTGATCCGAGGTAAGTTCATAGCCACTCGATTAAACACCTACTTCGCTTACGAGCCCTGGAACAACGTCTACGGGCCCAAATCAATG
This window of the Microplitis mediator isolate UGA2020A chromosome 8, iyMicMedi2.1, whole genome shotgun sequence genome carries:
- the LOC130673054 gene encoding rRNA-processing protein FCF1 homolog isoform X2 codes for the protein MGKSKKTRKVVMQKFAQMKKMISLSDSRIKEDKRAAPKKVKKEDPTALKIKEVPQISSALFFEYNTQLGPPYRILIDTNFINFSVKNKLDIIENMMGCLYAKCIPYVTDCVVGELEKLGRKYSIALRLIKDPRFERLPCTHKGTYADDCIVQRVTQHKCYIVATNDKDLKRRIRKIPGVPIMYVAQHRYTIERMPDAYGAPRT
- the LOC130673236 gene encoding uncharacterized protein LOC130673236: MSLAIYFISFLCSVKFIYGHRILLSRTIHQKQAAFTSDLIEKCYPDVQSFLLIFEKKNLPLYSSFKYEKFGAINLMDNFDKYKTIPRDQRSPIAGAIFMSSSPLELNRTLNNSSWHNYEQLFFVVDSENTNCDNSKEFLLEAWKNDVLNCVFLCFDSNETQYIYTFNPFNDFAPKPWEKISQVISINNHPWTLFRQKFTNESCRGLFYEKTMNFGGYPIKLAAANFPPYVSYSIINETIVNISGYDYLINKVLWKKLNATYQIYDKYNGSTPSSTASPVTANSTQFPKKNLSLNKLISKERDFLMNSLIVRNNDQKVEFAHFVLQTGITAVTRHRGYLNSAQKLLSFLPLSIAVLFFFTSIFGYVVLNFIIKDPYSNNFIDILRVYLSSPLPKLPRTSRGRLFFGSILIVFMIINAVVQGNLAKIFTGEKSVRNIETLEDINKLNFTAVTNDWVGEVLRHDKVKYIKIIINDSLTCENLEPNEAYVEEELNLGNTAFVGDCHMPKKSLIPGLFHVYYARHRWPLFPKVKSLLLRLFESGLRNYWFEKVVGKKRPYGPTKYRPLTMDDMGFIFSIAIIGLFMSTIIFLFELWISRKKNNLQTNVL
- the LOC130673238 gene encoding retinoid-inducible serine carboxypeptidase-like, with the protein product MVFTWILIYLVAEKICLIDGKKGFGDGEQDWGYITVRPGAHMFWWLYYVNPPGLNSSTNFNVFDKPLLIWLQGGPGLSSTGLGTFEELGPLDVNLNKRNYTWINDYNILFIDNPVGVGFSYVDYNYNYAKDTTEIANDLIECIKEFFEKIPKFKNVPTYILGQSYGGKMAVEFALLWYKAQESGIIESKLRGIALGNSWISPMDSVLSYAPYLLYSGFIDTLDYGKIKQVADLIKKATENNEWLKASNLFTFMLHTIDSNIDLYYIVREKTDGQNSPGYTTSFGYRDPPQKSPLKSASKIQIHMNTDVKKALNLSRTWLFCSIPVKDNLRTDLMKPVTHIVERLLNETDLKVFVYNGQYDFIVPIYGTVTWVENLKWSGTEGWKSLRRKPFVVDNIVEGFVKEYGKLKMYWINRAGHMVPKSNPYATSALLQELTSNN